TAGAACCGTTCTTGATCCTATGGTGAGAACCACAACTAGGACAAGGAAATATATTTGAGTAAGCCTTCCACGAGTCACAAAAAGATGTTTATCAGAAAAGTCATCATCAAGCTAGAGGTTTAAAGACTGATTTGATCCAATTATTTTTATTAATAAATATTTTACACACTTTATACCAAATAAGCAAGAGGGCTACGCCACTACTACCAAATAATTACTGGGAGTTATTACCGAATCCTGCGGGATAATTCGCTCAACATAAAAAACGAAAACCACATTAAAGTTTTAAGCGAAGTAGTATATCATTTTCCCTATCGTTTCTTTTTGCTAAAATCTCAATCCCGATAATTCAAGTAATACTATAATTATAGTCTTTTGCCGCTTGTACTAAGGATAAAAGTTGTCCAGTTTGCTCGGTTCCCGATACTCCTAAATCACTGTGACAGAGGATAACTTTTTCGCTTACTCTTGCTAATAAATCCCTTAAAATTCTCTGTAAACGTGCCTGATTTTCCTCTAATTCTGCTTCTGCTGTCCAGCGTTGATAGGGACTTTTTCGCCAAAAAATTGGTGCGGCAAAAAGAGTAGCAGCACCTCCTTGTTCCCAGAGTGGGGAGGAACAATCTAGCCAAAAATGCCAACGATGACTAGAACGAAAAGAACGATATTGAAAGATATTGCCTAGGGTAACTGCTGAGGAAGATTTAATAAATTGTCGCACAGGATAGGGATTAGCGGTAATTGTACCACGGCGCAAAAGTTGGATAAACTGACTAATAGTTTCGCTGGGACTTTGAAAAGAGGGTTCACTCTCACGCAAACGGCGATCGATCTCCCAAAAATGTTGGGCAGTTTCCATTAATTCTCGCAAAGCTGCCAAGTGATCGAAGGGCAAATTTTCCCCATCGTTTAATAATTGTTCGATCGCCTGATTTAAGACAAAAATCGGGAAAAGTTTGGCTTCCTGCTGCCGTTTTTTCATCCCTTCGATCCAGTGACAAATTCTTTCGTAGGCAGTACAAGCTTTTTGTCCTAAGCGATCCCAACGGGGAAAAGTTTCGATCGCTAATAAACGAGGATTTTCTGGATGCACTTGATAACAATGATCGGCAATTAATCCGGCGCGAACCGGATCGATATCGGGAATTAAATTTCGTTCTTCATCCCAGCGATAACGGCTAAAAATCACCAGCATTTCCGCTATGGCCTCTTGGGGGGCTAAACGCCCCAAATTTGGGTAAACAAGGGCGAGAAGGGTCAATAATGCCCGAATCAGAGGACAACTGATCAGGGGTCGTTGTTCGTTGAGGGGTTGAACGGCTATCCCGGCACCGGTTAAAATTTCCATCAGGCTATAACGGGCGATTTCGTCTAAACCGGGGGCAATAACGGCGATTTCTTCGGGTTTTACTGCTCCTTGATTGACTGCTTGAATAATAGCTGTGGCTGTCTTCCGTAACAATTCAGCGCGAGAGGTGGTTTGCACGGAGATGAATTGATCGGGAAGATTGCCAAGATAGTTACCGTCGCTGATTAAGGAGAGAACCGTCTCGCTAAACTGAGCTGCTAACCCGTTAGTGGTAGATAATGGCATAATTTGACAGCGTGCCGCTAATTTTTGTAGATAATCGGGATCGGCAGTTAATCCTAAGCGAATTTTTCCCTGGGGATTGTAGGTAAAAACGCTAAAACAATCATGATCGAGGAAAAAACTGAGTAAATCCTTGGCAATAGCCGGATAATCGTCCACATCGTCCGCAAAAACTGCCCGGAAGCGTTTTAATAGTTGCTGCTGATAACGACTATCAGGAAATAAATAGCGCCAATAGAGTTCGTAGATGATACCATAACTTAATAAACCACGTTCTAGAGACCAATCACGCCATTGAATGATTAATTCTCCCACTTTTTCTGGTGTTTCCTGCTCATTAATCGCTAAAACTCGTTTTAAATCTGTTTCTGATAATCCGTCGGCTAATCTTTCGGGTATCTTTTCTGCGGGAACACCACTAGCGCCGGCTAATTGTAACAAATCGAGAACTTGACGGACGAAACGATATTCATTTATGCTGGTAAGCTGGAAGAATTCAGCGATCGCTGGTTGCCAGAGACGGGTGGCGAGTTCCTGCTCCGTTTCTGGGCGTAATCGGCGGGGAAATTGCGCTTTTAGCCCTAAAGACTCGAAAATTAACGGCCAAAACAGGATGACTTCATCGGTGAGAAAACCTAAAGGGGTTTTGCAGAGAATCGGATAGCTACCCTTAACAGCAAGGGCTAATTGATCGGCTAATTCTCGTTTATTATCATCGTTGGCAGCGAAAACTAAGATCGATCGAGCAAGGGGGGATGATTTTGATCGATCGCGAGACACCCAGCGCCGAAATTCCCCGACTAAAGCGGTGGTTTTGCCCGATCGCGGGCCACCTTCGAGCCAAATTGGTATGATTGACATCGTTTTTTCTCGATTGAATTTGTTAAGATGACTGATCGGTACTCTAGCTTTTCTCCCTTGTGGAAGTAATTGTTTCCTATGAATCTTAATCGGATTTTGCAAGGTGTTAATCAATGGTTATTACAAACTCCCGAACGTTCTTTAGATGAGGCGTATCATGCAGCTTTGAAGATTAAGGAGATAGAAGACAAGCATTTTCAAGGGCGAAAAGTGGCGAATGAATTCTCGAATTATGGCAGCAGCACTAATTCCTATTTTATCGCAGAAGTTAAAGGTTATCTGCAAAAAATTAAAGTCAGATTGACGGAGTTTAAAGCTAGTCGCTCGATCGTTAATACCTTCGGACCCAATCAACCGACAATTAATAATGGGGTGATTACTGTCACCACAGATGTTTGTCTGAAAAAACTTCAGTTTATCGATGGTGTTATCGGAAAATATCAAGGTAATTATTGGCAAGAAGAGCTTGAAGATGTCCCCAAAAGTCTCCAGACCCGAAATGTTGAGCGGGAAACAGCGAAAATAAAGACTTCTCGAAATCGCTCTTTTTTAGCAGCGGGTAGTCTTGAAGAGGAGGAAATAATCAAAAATAATAAATCGCAAAAAGCCACGGAAAAACCGGGGGTTTTACCCCGTTCTTTTGTCAATACTTTTAATCGCATTAAGCAGGAAATCGATCCCCAAGCGGAGGAATCGGAGGAGGCAGTTTTAAAAAGATTTCGCAATTCTCGTTATAAAACAGCCATTTCTCTCAAGTTTATTTTACTGTTAATTATTGTTCCTTTATTAACCCAGCAATTAACCAAAACTTTCCTGATCACCCCCTTGGTTAATAAATATTTCCAACAACAGGAACAGTTTATTTTTATCAATCAGGATTTAGAAGAAGAAGCTTTTTCGGAATTGAGAAGATTTGAGGAAGCTTTACATTTTCGAGGTATGATTGGTTTAGCCCCCAAATTATCTAAGGAAGAAATCGAGGGAGAAATTACTAAAAAAGCGGCGGTACTAAGTGAAGAATTTCGCCAACGAGGTTTAAATGCGATCGCTAATATTTTCGCCGATATTTGTTCCCTGATTGCCTTTGGTTTTGTTGTCGCTTTTAGTCGTCGGGAAATCGAGATTGTCAAGTCTTTTCTTGATGGCATTCTCTATAATCTTAGCGATTCAGCTAAAGCTTTTTTAATTATTCTCTTTACCGATATATTTGTCGGTTTCCACTCTCCCCACGGTTGGGAAGTGATCCTAGAAGGTTTAAGTCGTCATTTCGGTTTACCGGAAAATCGCGAGTTTAATTTTCTCTTTATCGCCACTTTTCCCGTTATCTTGGATACAGTCCTAAAATATTGGATTTTCCGTTATCTCAATCGCATTTCTCCCTCGGCAGTGGCTACCTATCGTAATATGAATGAATAGGGTAAAATCGGGGAGAAACTTGTTAATTTACCCTTCTAATTTTGGGAGGATAATCTTGCTGCTGTTTCTTGTACTTTGGTAGGTTCTAATTGCAAAGCAGTGGCAATCTGTTCTATACTTAAACCTAAAGCTAGTAAACCAGCGATCGCTTCAGTTTTAGCTTCTTCACGACCTTCTTCACGACCTTCTTCTTTAGCTTCTTGATAAAGTCGAGTTTGTCTGAGATCATCTAATCCGAACATAGCTTCTAACTCCGAGCGACTAAGATTAGTAAATTTATAGGCCAGGGTTCTTTCAATTAATTCTACAACTTTTTGCTGGAAAACTAGATCATCAATTTCAGCGATCGCTTTTTCTAAAAGTGGTTTTCCTCGTTGCTGTGCTAATTGGGGTGTAGCGACGATTAACTGAATAATTCCTAAACCCAGAGACGGATGCGGATTATCGATTAATTCGTCTAAATAAATACGTCTGATCTGTCCCGTTATCTCAAATCCCCGCAGTTGATAGGGAAAGTTATTATCCAGATTCCTGGAGGCAAATAAAGCTACAGCTATCCAATCCTGAACGGGTTTATACTGATTGAGATAGATGACAATTTCTGTTAAAAATCGCCAATAAAAATCACTTTTATCCTGAAATTGCACTTCAACAAAGTAAATAATTAGTTCCGGTGCTGCTGTGGTCGGTAAAAAAATACCGTCAAAACGACGCGCTAATTCTTTGATTTCTCGGGAGGAGAATTGATAATTTTCAGCTTTCTGGGTTGATTCTCCCAGTAATTCAAAAATTAACCCCGGAAAGGTTTGCAAGAGTTGATAAAAAATTGTATCGGTCTTCACAAGCTTGAAAAAATCTAGATGTTTACTAACAATTAAGTAGGTAGATGTTAAAAATTGTCAGACACCCCCCTTATTAAGGGGGGATTAAGGGGGGATCTATCTTCAATTTAATTATAACCGGCTACTTACTTACAAATCATCCAACAATAGCGTGACTAACACCTTATCGACGCGATTACCGTCCATATCCACCACTTCCAAGCGCAACCTTTGCCATTCAAAATGATCGGCAGCCCCCGGAATCCTGCCAAGATGGGTAATAATAAAACCACCTAGAGTGTGATAATTGCCCTGTTTTTCCCCCGGTAATTCACTAATTTCAAATAATTCTTTAAAATCTTCGATCGCCACTGTACCATCGATCAACCAAGAACCATCTTCCCGCTGCACGATCTGAGCATCTTCAATATCATCTAATTGGGGTAAATCGCCGACAATTGCCTCTAAAATATCCTTGCGCGTCACCAATCCTTGAATCACCCCGTACTCATCCACTACCAAGGCAATATGATGACCACTTTGCTGCACCAATTCTAAAACCTTTAAACCCCTGGTGCTTTCCGGCACAAAAAGCGGCTGTTGTAAATCCTTTGTTAGGTCGAAACTTTCACCGGTTAAACAATCGGCTAATAAGTCTGTGACTTCGATTACCCCCAAAACCTCATCTAAACTGCCCTGACACACGGGAAAACGGGTATGATTGCTCTCAATCAGCTTCTGGCGGTTAATTTCGGCACCATCTTCCAAATCTAGCCAAACAACATCCGGGCGCGTGGTCATAATCTGACTGACTCGGCGATCGCCCAATCCTAACACCCTTTCCACCATATCCTGTTCTGCTTCCTCAAAGGTTCCCGCTTCGGTTCCCTGTTTAAGCATAATTTTCAATTCTTCTTCCGTAATTGGGGAATCATTATTATTACCGCTAATCCCCAACAAACCGAGAATCAGATTAGTCGATTGACTCAAAAGATGGACAACGGGCGAAACAATTTTTGATAGCTTATCGAGAGGACCTGCAACGAGGATAGCGATTTTTTCGGGATTACTTAAACCTAACCGTTTCGGGACTAATTCCCCCACCACCAGGGATAGATAGGTAATAATTAACACCACTAATCCTAATCCCAAAGCTTGACTGTAGGGGGCTAAAACGGGAACTTGCGCCAATAATTGCGCCACACTGACCGATAAATTAGCTCCTCCGTAGGCCCCGGCAAAGATTCCCACTAGGGTAATACCAATCTGCACCGTTGATAAAATTTGATTGGGATCATTGGCCAATTTTAAGGCCACCGCCGCCCGTCGATCATCTCTGGCTAATTGTTCCAAACGGATTTTGCGGGCCGAGACAATGGCAATTTCCGAGAGAGCAAAGACTCCATTGAGGAGAATGAGGAAGAAGATAACAAGAATTTCGGTAGTCGCCGAGAACATGGTTAAAAGTTACAGGTAAAAGGGCTGATGAGTAGGTAGGTGTTAAAAATTGTCAGATTCCCCCCTTATCAAGGGGGGGGATCAAGGGGGGATCAAGGGGGGATCAGAGGCAAAATCTATCTTCTATTTAATTAGAACCGCTTACTTAGTTGTTTGGATCATAGTGCGAGGATCGGTTAAGTTCAGTAAAGAATCATCTTGATTTTTAACGAGTTACGAAGGCTTGTGTCTGGAGAGGGGGTACTCTCAGTATAAATGGGATAGGATAAAGTTCGCGCTCTTAACTCAGTTAGCAGTGAACAGTCAATAGTGACCTGTTGCCAGTAAAAAAAGTTGTCCCCCAGTCAAGCCATCAGCCATCAGCTTTTCGCGCATCAGTTTCTCGCCCCGTCTGAGATAACCGAACTAGGGAAGTTGAAAACCCGATATTTTAGCTGATAGCTGCCAAGTAGTGGGGACAAACTATCTCAATCTATTCGTCTGAAAAATTATGATCGCTACACCCGTATCATCGAAATCGAACGCTATCACGGAAATCCGCCCTGGACTACCGACTA
This Microcystis wesenbergii NRERC-220 DNA region includes the following protein-coding sequences:
- a CDS encoding recombinase family protein, with the protein product MSIIPIWLEGGPRSGKTTALVGEFRRWVSRDRSKSSPLARSILVFAANDDNKRELADQLALAVKGSYPILCKTPLGFLTDEVILFWPLIFESLGLKAQFPRRLRPETEQELATRLWQPAIAEFFQLTSINEYRFVRQVLDLLQLAGASGVPAEKIPERLADGLSETDLKRVLAINEQETPEKVGELIIQWRDWSLERGLLSYGIIYELYWRYLFPDSRYQQQLLKRFRAVFADDVDDYPAIAKDLLSFFLDHDCFSVFTYNPQGKIRLGLTADPDYLQKLAARCQIMPLSTTNGLAAQFSETVLSLISDGNYLGNLPDQFISVQTTSRAELLRKTATAIIQAVNQGAVKPEEIAVIAPGLDEIARYSLMEILTGAGIAVQPLNEQRPLISCPLIRALLTLLALVYPNLGRLAPQEAIAEMLVIFSRYRWDEERNLIPDIDPVRAGLIADHCYQVHPENPRLLAIETFPRWDRLGQKACTAYERICHWIEGMKKRQQEAKLFPIFVLNQAIEQLLNDGENLPFDHLAALRELMETAQHFWEIDRRLRESEPSFQSPSETISQFIQLLRRGTITANPYPVRQFIKSSSAVTLGNIFQYRSFRSSHRWHFWLDCSSPLWEQGGAATLFAAPIFWRKSPYQRWTAEAELEENQARLQRILRDLLARVSEKVILCHSDLGVSGTEQTGQLLSLVQAAKDYNYSIT
- a CDS encoding proton extrusion protein PcxA gives rise to the protein MNLNRILQGVNQWLLQTPERSLDEAYHAALKIKEIEDKHFQGRKVANEFSNYGSSTNSYFIAEVKGYLQKIKVRLTEFKASRSIVNTFGPNQPTINNGVITVTTDVCLKKLQFIDGVIGKYQGNYWQEELEDVPKSLQTRNVERETAKIKTSRNRSFLAAGSLEEEEIIKNNKSQKATEKPGVLPRSFVNTFNRIKQEIDPQAEESEEAVLKRFRNSRYKTAISLKFILLLIIVPLLTQQLTKTFLITPLVNKYFQQQEQFIFINQDLEEEAFSELRRFEEALHFRGMIGLAPKLSKEEIEGEITKKAAVLSEEFRQRGLNAIANIFADICSLIAFGFVVAFSRREIEIVKSFLDGILYNLSDSAKAFLIILFTDIFVGFHSPHGWEVILEGLSRHFGLPENREFNFLFIATFPVILDTVLKYWIFRYLNRISPSAVATYRNMNE
- a CDS encoding hemolysin family protein, whose product is MFSATTEILVIFFLILLNGVFALSEIAIVSARKIRLEQLARDDRRAAVALKLANDPNQILSTVQIGITLVGIFAGAYGGANLSVSVAQLLAQVPVLAPYSQALGLGLVVLIITYLSLVVGELVPKRLGLSNPEKIAILVAGPLDKLSKIVSPVVHLLSQSTNLILGLLGISGNNNDSPITEEELKIMLKQGTEAGTFEEAEQDMVERVLGLGDRRVSQIMTTRPDVVWLDLEDGAEINRQKLIESNHTRFPVCQGSLDEVLGVIEVTDLLADCLTGESFDLTKDLQQPLFVPESTRGLKVLELVQQSGHHIALVVDEYGVIQGLVTRKDILEAIVGDLPQLDDIEDAQIVQREDGSWLIDGTVAIEDFKELFEISELPGEKQGNYHTLGGFIITHLGRIPGAADHFEWQRLRLEVVDMDGNRVDKVLVTLLLDDL
- a CDS encoding Rpn family recombination-promoting nuclease/putative transposase, with protein sequence MKTDTIFYQLLQTFPGLIFELLGESTQKAENYQFSSREIKELARRFDGIFLPTTAAPELIIYFVEVQFQDKSDFYWRFLTEIVIYLNQYKPVQDWIAVALFASRNLDNNFPYQLRGFEITGQIRRIYLDELIDNPHPSLGLGIIQLIVATPQLAQQRGKPLLEKAIAEIDDLVFQQKVVELIERTLAYKFTNLSRSELEAMFGLDDLRQTRLYQEAKEEGREEGREEAKTEAIAGLLALGLSIEQIATALQLEPTKVQETAARLSSQN